One window of Dromaius novaehollandiae isolate bDroNov1 chromosome 20, bDroNov1.hap1, whole genome shotgun sequence genomic DNA carries:
- the BRD3OS gene encoding putative uncharacterized protein BRD3OS, translated as MFQGTGAAVKEPSPAEGGPLAQMSDKVMNGRVPLPEKALSEGFARLRYRDTSLLIWQQQQQKLESAPPNTYLSRSRSMWYSQYGNEAILVRDKNKLDVSRDTGQSKFCAIM; from the coding sequence ATGTTTCAGGGCACCGGAGCGGCTGTGAAGGAGCCCTCGCCTGCGGAGGGGGGGCCCCTCGCGCAGATGAGCGACAAAGTGATGAACGGGCGGGTGCCGCTGCCTGAGAAGGCCTTGTCGGAGGGCTTCGCGCGGCTGCGGTACAGGGACACTTCGCTGCTcatctggcagcagcagcagcagaagctggaGTCGGCCCCTCCGAACACCTACCTGAGCCGGAGCCGGAGCATGTGGTACTCGCAGTACGGCAACGAAGCCATCCTGGTTCGGGACAAAAACAAGCTGGATGTCTCCAGGGACACGGGGCAATCCAAGTTTTGTGCTATTATGTAA